Proteins encoded together in one Anaerosporomusa subterranea window:
- a CDS encoding CDGSH iron-sulfur domain-containing protein: protein MIWATRIIQGLLAIAFLLSGSMKLSGSPEQVAMFSGPFGYSVGFMYVVGAIEVLSAIGLIVGLWRPRLSIIPTGVLLVTMAGAVFTHLRAGQGIGAAVPSLALLLLSAILLALLLRVRDVTSSPLQPACAKPIQKGDGDNKDKVPLPRSTTNDVAEIKVINDGPNLVLSKDAEVIDAQGNRFKTGEQWALCRCGLSKNMPFCDGSHQGKFSNSPKANQTSQNEETTIKVTNDGPNLVLSKDVEVVDAQGKRFKTGEQWALCRCGLSKNMPFCDGSHQGKFSSSPKAK from the coding sequence ATGATTTGGGCGACGCGAATTATTCAGGGACTACTTGCTATTGCTTTTTTGTTATCCGGTAGTATGAAGTTATCAGGAAGCCCAGAGCAGGTGGCTATGTTTTCAGGGCCTTTTGGCTATTCCGTTGGATTTATGTATGTGGTGGGGGCTATAGAGGTACTATCTGCTATTGGACTTATCGTGGGCTTATGGAGACCACGATTATCGATTATCCCGACTGGCGTACTCTTGGTAACCATGGCGGGAGCAGTTTTCACCCATTTGCGTGCCGGTCAAGGAATTGGAGCAGCCGTCCCCTCGCTTGCTCTTTTGCTCTTATCCGCGATACTACTAGCATTACTACTACGGGTGCGCGATGTTACGTCGTCACCCTTACAACCAGCATGTGCGAAACCAATACAAAAGGGAGACGGTGATAATAAGGACAAAGTGCCTCTACCTCGATCAACTACGAATGATGTAGCAGAAATCAAGGTAATTAACGATGGGCCAAACCTAGTTCTAAGCAAGGATGCCGAAGTAATTGACGCACAGGGTAACCGCTTTAAAACAGGTGAACAGTGGGCATTATGCCGGTGTGGCCTTTCGAAAAACATGCCGTTCTGTGATGGGTCTCACCAAGGAAAGTTTAGCAACTCGCCGAAAGCCAACCAAACATCGCAAAATGAAGAAACAACGATTAAAGTGACAAACGATGGGCCAAACCTAGTTCTAAGCAAGGATGTCGAAGTAGTTGACGCACAGGGAAAGCGCTTTAAAACAGGTGAACAGTGGGCATTATGCCGATGTGGCCTCTCGAAGAACATGCCGTTCTGTGATGGGTCTCACCAAGGAAAGTTTAGCAGTTCACCAAAAGCGAAATAA
- a CDS encoding CDGSH iron-sulfur domain-containing protein, whose product MADLKIQVLDNGPNIVIGNADVVDADGNSFKKGEQWALCRCGLSKNMPFCDGSHQGKFNSAPRAK is encoded by the coding sequence ATGGCCGATTTGAAAATACAGGTTTTAGACAATGGCCCCAATATAGTTATAGGAAATGCGGATGTGGTCGATGCGGATGGAAATAGTTTCAAAAAAGGCGAACAATGGGCGTTATGCCGCTGCGGGTTGTCTAAAAACATGCCGTTTTGCGACGGATCACATCAAGGGAAGTTCAATAGTGCTCCACGAGCTAAGTAG